A genomic stretch from Pieris napi chromosome 18, ilPieNapi1.2, whole genome shotgun sequence includes:
- the LOC125058209 gene encoding uncharacterized protein LOC125058209, protein MSSESDGDEDGSTKSPVDSKKRRLDNSVKSNDVDKYKPYSKPDYKRSYPDNSNIEEFPVYVQGIKMEDKIGNKNPLHLSKIFKNVKGIKECRRVNAAKIMLVFKQAAAANDFLSHVSLRDNNMKAFVPASSVERVGKIRFIPKECSNADLYHKLMADSEIVGVRRFMKRTCDGLEPLTTISVTFVGTVLPQYVYLDNWRYKVFTYIPPLMQCFKCMKFRHSAKVCRNNQVCSKCSGGHSYKECSAEFLKCVNCGGDHLAVSRFCPQKAAQIKKHENNYSSKMYSTVLLSSDFPPLPSDKSVVKLAHNKLASPTVQPKKKKLSQNSSDSSIPVQSAPPNSGSYDQLIKDDQFLSKIIKTLVMLGNSNTANTTAHIKDILIQNLTK, encoded by the coding sequence ATGTCTTCAGAGAGTGATGGTGATGAAGACGGGTCTACAAAGTCACCCGTAGACTCGAAAAAGAGGCGATTAGATAACTCTGTAAAATCGAACGATGTCGATAAGTATAAACCTTACTCTAAACCAGATTATAAGCGATCCTACCCGGATAATAGTAACATAGAAGAGTTCCCCGTTTACGTACAGGGAATTAAAATGGAAGATAAGataggtaataaaaatcctttgcatttatcaaaaatattcaaaaacgtGAAGGGCATTAAGGAATGTCGTCGAGTTAATGCGGCTAAAATTATGCTGGTTTTCAAACAAGCTGCAGCTGCTAATGATTTTCTGAGTCACGTTAGCTTACGTGACAATAATATGAAAGCTTTTGTACCAGCCTCTTCGGTGGAGCGAGTGGGTAAAATTCGTTTTATCCCTAAAGAATGCAGTAACGCGGATTTATACCACAAACTAATGGCTGACTCTGAAATTGTTGGTGTTAGACGTTTCATGAAAAGAACTTGTGATGGTCTAGAACCCCTTACTACTATAAGCGTTACCTTTGTAGGAACTGTTCTCCCTCAGTATGTTTATTTAGACAACTGGCGTTACAAAGTTTTCACTTATATTCCTCCTCTCATGCAATGTTTTAAATGCATGAAATTTAGACACAGTGCCAAAGTATGTAGAAACAATCAGGTTTGTTCAAAGTGTTCAGGTGGTCATTCCTATAAGGAATGCTCAGCTGAATTTTTAAAGTGTGTTAACTGTGGAGGAGACCACTTGGCAGTATCCAGGTTTTGTCCTCAAAAAGCAGCTCAGATtaaaaaacatgaaaataattattcatctAAAATGTATTCAACTGTATTATTGTCAAGTGATTTTCCTCCGTTACCTAGTGATAAATCAGTTGTAAAGTTGGCTCACAATAAATTAGCTTCACCTACTGTCCAACctaagaaaaaaaagttatcacaAAATTCATCAGATAGTTCAATTCCAGTCCAGTCTGCTCCTCCTAATAGTGGTTCCTATGATCAGCTCATTAAAGATGATCAGTTCTTGagtaaaattatcaaaacttTAGTTATGTTAGGCAATTCTAATACAGCAAACACAACTGCACACATTAAggatatattaatacaaaacttaacaaaataa